Proteins encoded together in one Canis aureus isolate CA01 chromosome 21, VMU_Caureus_v.1.0, whole genome shotgun sequence window:
- the TIMM10 gene encoding mitochondrial import inner membrane translocase subunit Tim10 yields MDPLRAQQLAAELEVEMMADMYNRMTSACHRKCVPPHYKEAELSKGESVCLDRCVSKYLDIHERMGKKLTELSMQDEELMKRVQQSSGPV; encoded by the exons ATGGATCCGCTCAGGGCCCAGCAGCTGGCTGCCGAGCTGGAGGTGGAGATGATGGCCGATATGTACAACAG aATGACCAGTGCCTGCCACAGGAAGTGCGTGCCTCCCCACTACAAGGAAGCAGAACTGTCCAAGGGCGAGTCCGTGTGCCTGGACCGCTGTGTCTCCAAGTACCTGGACATCCATGAGCGGATGGGCAAAAAGTTGACAGAGTTGTCTATGCAGGATGAAGAGCTGATGAAGAGAGTGCAGCAGAGCTCTGGGCCCGTGTGA